In bacterium, one DNA window encodes the following:
- a CDS encoding response regulator yields the protein MARILIVDDELTTLKEIVEKSKEKGYEIEGVDNKEEAIDIIEKSPAFDVAVVDMKLREEDEEGGLEVVRVVRLKDSFTQIIVLTAYGSLENVRKAMEFGIWQYIDKTRESANDILYSEVEKALEHKNLILERLLGRPKEEIPEVKKEYRRSLETEMALLEGVKKYAIPEGLITEKQLENALKEQEEKKISLEEALINNRVEEGSINWTLSKQLNVPYIYLIPETIDTEVVQKIPEEILRVCCLIPIAKIDNQLTVVTADPNDSQSLELIETITGCQVKVFLGSPDNIRETIKEILGKIGKRRLF from the coding sequence ATGGCGAGAATCTTGATAGTTGATGATGAATTAACTACATTAAAAGAAATAGTTGAAAAGAGTAAAGAAAAAGGGTATGAAATAGAGGGAGTAGATAACAAGGAGGAGGCAATTGATATTATTGAAAAAAGTCCTGCTTTTGATGTCGCGGTAGTTGATATGAAATTGAGGGAAGAAGATGAAGAAGGAGGATTAGAAGTAGTAAGAGTGGTTAGACTCAAAGACTCATTTACACAGATAATTGTCTTAACCGCCTATGGCTCATTAGAGAATGTTCGTAAAGCAATGGAATTTGGCATCTGGCAGTATATTGATAAAACGAGAGAAAGTGCTAATGATATTTTATATTCAGAAGTGGAAAAGGCTCTGGAACATAAAAACCTAATACTTGAAAGACTATTAGGTAGACCAAAGGAAGAAATTCCTGAGGTGAAGAAAGAATATAGAAGGTCTTTAGAAACTGAGATGGCATTGTTAGAAGGCGTGAAGAAGTACGCCATTCCAGAAGGATTAATTACAGAAAAACAGTTAGAAAATGCGTTGAAAGAACAAGAGGAAAAGAAAATAAGTTTGGAAGAGGCGTTAATTAATAATAGGGTTGAGGAAGGGTCTATAAATTGGACATTAAGTAAGCAACTTAATGTCCCTTACATCTACTTAATTCCAGAGACAATTGACACCGAAGTTGTCCAGAAGATCCCTGAAGAAATTCTTAGAGTCTGTTGCTTAATACCTATTGCCAAAATAGATAATCAACTTACAGTAGTTACAGCTGACCCTAATGATTCCCAAAGTCTTGAACTCATTGAGACTATAACAGGTTGTCAAGTTAAGGTTTTCTTAGGTTCTCCTGATAATATCCGGGAGACAATAAAAGAAATTCTTGGTAAGATTGGAAAAAGGAGATTATTTTAA
- a CDS encoding HD domain-containing phosphohydrolase: MSKILIVDDNLTALKEIVERFKEKGYEIEGVDNKEEAIDIIKKSPAFDVVVVDMKLREGDEKGGMEVAKAVREKDTLTEIIVLTAHGDYEKVCEAMKLLRLWGYINRNMDDANQTLDVEVEKALTYVGIQREQVTFKKGFIECLKVAIDSSDPYLHGHSQRVVNYSKKIGIKWNKTYPEEKVDIDKLEIASAVHDIGKIGINQSVLHKPIGLSNADWGMIEVHPEEGFRILNTPSELPPIAHIVREHHEWYNPPEGIQDRRPRPYPGKVTGDNISIEARIIAVADAFDALTSKRPYHEAKTKQDALSMIKGDKNNPDSKYFGCHDPRIVDLLEDEVFK, translated from the coding sequence ATGTCTAAGATACTAATAGTTGATGATAACCTAACTGCATTAAAAGAGATTGTTGAGAGGTTTAAAGAAAAAGGGTATGAGATAGAGGGAGTAGATAACAAGGAGGAGGCAATTGATATTATTAAAAAAAGTCCTGCTTTTGATGTTGTGGTAGTTGATATGAAATTGAGGGAGGGAGATGAGAAGGGTGGCATGGAAGTAGCAAAAGCGGTTAGGGAAAAAGATACATTGACTGAGATAATAGTTCTAACTGCCCACGGAGATTATGAAAAAGTTTGTGAGGCTATGAAATTATTACGATTATGGGGTTATATTAATAGAAATATGGATGATGCAAATCAAACTTTGGATGTTGAGGTAGAAAAGGCATTAACCTATGTAGGAATACAGAGAGAGCAAGTAACTTTTAAAAAAGGGTTTATTGAATGTTTAAAGGTAGCTATTGATTCAAGTGACCCATATCTCCATGGCCATTCTCAACGCGTAGTAAACTATTCAAAAAAAATTGGGATAAAATGGAATAAGACTTATCCAGAAGAGAAAGTTGATATTGACAAACTCGAAATAGCTTCAGCGGTCCATGATATTGGTAAGATTGGTATAAATCAAAGTGTACTTCATAAACCAATAGGCTTATCTAACGCAGACTGGGGAATGATAGAGGTACATCCTGAGGAAGGTTTTCGTATTCTAAATACCCCTTCTGAACTTCCACCCATAGCTCATATAGTGCGAGAACATCATGAATGGTATAACCCTCCAGAAGGGATTCAAGACAGACGACCAAGACCGTATCCTGGTAAAGTCACAGGAGATAATATTTCTATAGAGGCAAGGATAATTGCTGTTGCTGATGCATTTGATGCTTTAACTTCAAAGCGGCCATATCACGAGGCAAAAACTAAACAGGATGCATTATCCATGATTAAAGGTGATAAAAATAATCCAGACTCCAAATACTTTGGATGTCATGACCCACGAATAGTAGACCTCTTAGAAGATGAGGTTTTTAAATAA
- a CDS encoding GAF domain-containing protein: protein MDIQNIHYANFYFLTAFINFGLAIFVWVQNPKRVINWVFAGLGLCLGIWGLEYAGVSLIETKEEFNPFLAILSFGFPKTFYLALPKIAIPFIYSTFFHFILIITNNYKGIHRWASRAGYIFSVVLAILGLMYINVDLVHFPSSEYYYPQVSAPLYILILFLIVFFIFPAYGTVLMVRKGFLTQKRAEKRKLILLSVGVVVAMIGGIVNVLLVYIFKLPALIIEHLMAVFFPLMVGYAIFKYRLMEIVVRKGSIYLLLSFLIIFFVIGIGRLFLIPPGWGIILVFVSAILITIAFQLLENEKVKRFIDKWVFYRRYELEQIIEAFKSKTLSVNNKQALFVIIENTIKQVVPLDKIVILLLEEGESRYKVNWSIGVDTLVKEEIFGLNEIIVEWLKKEKKVILKERLERWPAFKKWLIGKKRWENFKENLEKMEMELFVPIVYGDELLGILGLKKKIEEPYYTEEELEILLELCNHIGGILNNLQLYELNLQLYELKITASRWDEKIKIIQNIITYLHNARDLNELLHIFLTGVTHSEGLGFNRAMIFLIKEEKLIGEKGIGPINEEEWEETISMGVSMENSIKNYPIETKITKELKKIEIPLKNCPYVLREKCISKKESLHIRNIDENIIAAVKNLLGELSSDDFIIIPLIITGRVKGIMLADKKYSYPNNSITDLDRQALEILSSQISIAIQKLERERMLKVFNNIMIKSYNLVDLLEDISTTLADYFKAVCTIYLYDKKDDILFLEKIKTPSDVIPYDKYYIVKNKCNIGEGDIGETAQQQLVIPKKFYLGFPIMDNGNLWGVIGLNRFQEGNEFTEEDREFLNGIINPITSPILHLQTFEKIQLQLGETNRKLDETRESFIARKLFEWRDLAARVAHKIGNKIYALEELRKSISSKNNLNEIQNKIKDMKEEIESARRIVREITEFAKPLEIRISSVNVNSILNKAVSAIFPSPENEQIEISFNFDEKLDSIEGDSEKLKDAFSELAQNAKYFMNIKRFIREQKMEQKEEEELRRMIKDQFMLDMAPDYFNTLLSKIDLKDGKRELKINTKFIPSNESNSYNLKAEDYIMIEFIDTGIGVAEKDKSRIFEPLVTTRKNGTGLGLSIIELIINHHKGIIKEEGIFGKGARFVIFLPVRQRKGGEINV from the coding sequence TTGGATATACAAAATATTCATTACGCTAATTTTTATTTCCTTACCGCTTTCATCAATTTTGGATTAGCTATTTTTGTGTGGGTTCAAAATCCTAAAAGAGTTATAAATTGGGTATTTGCAGGATTAGGGCTTTGTTTAGGCATCTGGGGATTGGAATATGCAGGAGTCTCTCTTATTGAAACTAAAGAAGAATTTAATCCTTTTTTAGCAATTCTATCTTTTGGATTTCCCAAAACTTTTTATTTGGCACTCCCTAAAATAGCTATACCATTTATCTACTCTACCTTTTTTCATTTTATATTAATTATTACAAATAATTATAAAGGTATTCATCGCTGGGCATCAAGAGCAGGATATATTTTCAGCGTTGTTTTAGCAATTCTTGGACTAATGTATATAAATGTAGACCTTGTTCATTTTCCTTCTTCTGAATACTATTATCCCCAAGTAAGTGCCCCACTATATATCCTTATCCTCTTTCTTATAGTTTTTTTTATTTTTCCAGCCTATGGGACTGTATTAATGGTCAGAAAAGGTTTTTTAACACAAAAACGAGCGGAGAAGAGAAAATTAATATTATTAAGTGTTGGAGTAGTTGTAGCTATGATAGGAGGGATAGTTAATGTTTTGTTAGTATATATCTTTAAACTCCCTGCTTTAATAATAGAACATTTAATGGCTGTCTTTTTCCCTTTGATGGTCGGTTATGCCATCTTTAAATATAGATTAATGGAAATCGTAGTTAGAAAGGGTAGTATTTATCTTTTATTATCCTTTTTAATTATTTTTTTTGTAATTGGCATCGGAAGATTATTCCTCATTCCTCCAGGATGGGGAATAATCCTTGTTTTTGTTTCTGCTATTTTAATAACAATTGCCTTTCAACTACTTGAAAATGAGAAGGTAAAAAGATTCATTGATAAATGGGTATTCTATCGAAGGTATGAGTTAGAACAAATAATTGAAGCCTTTAAGAGTAAAACCCTTTCTGTAAATAATAAACAAGCCTTATTTGTTATAATTGAAAACACCATTAAACAGGTAGTGCCTCTGGATAAGATTGTTATACTGTTATTAGAAGAGGGGGAAAGTAGGTATAAAGTAAATTGGAGTATTGGGGTAGATACTTTGGTAAAGGAAGAGATATTTGGACTAAATGAGATTATTGTTGAATGGCTTAAAAAAGAGAAGAAGGTGATATTAAAAGAAAGATTAGAAAGATGGCCAGCCTTTAAAAAATGGTTGATCGGAAAAAAGAGATGGGAGAATTTTAAAGAAAACCTTGAAAAGATGGAAATGGAATTATTTGTGCCTATAGTATATGGAGATGAGTTATTGGGGATATTAGGATTAAAGAAGAAGATAGAAGAACCTTATTATACTGAAGAAGAGTTAGAAATTCTTCTTGAATTATGTAACCATATAGGAGGTATCCTTAATAATTTGCAACTCTATGAATTAAATTTGCAACTCTATGAATTAAAAATCACAGCATCTCGGTGGGATGAAAAAATAAAGATAATTCAGAACATAATTACATACTTACATAATGCAAGAGACTTGAATGAATTACTCCATATTTTTTTAACCGGTGTTACTCATAGTGAAGGATTAGGATTTAATAGAGCAATGATTTTTCTTATAAAGGAGGAAAAGTTAATAGGGGAGAAAGGAATTGGACCAATTAATGAGGAAGAATGGGAGGAGACAATTTCAATGGGAGTCTCTATGGAGAACAGCATTAAAAATTACCCAATAGAAACAAAGATAACAAAGGAACTTAAAAAGATAGAAATTCCTCTTAAAAACTGTCCATATGTGCTAAGAGAGAAATGTATTTCTAAAAAAGAATCACTTCATATTAGGAATATAGATGAGAATATAATTGCAGCAGTGAAAAATCTCTTAGGAGAGTTAAGCTCAGATGACTTTATCATTATCCCTTTAATTATCACAGGTAGGGTAAAAGGAATAATGTTAGCAGATAAAAAGTATAGTTATCCAAACAATTCTATTACTGACCTTGATAGGCAAGCATTAGAAATACTCAGTAGTCAAATATCTATTGCTATTCAAAAGTTGGAAAGAGAAAGGATGTTGAAGGTATTCAATAACATAATGATAAAATCTTATAACCTTGTTGACCTTTTGGAAGATATATCTACTACCCTTGCTGATTATTTCAAAGCAGTTTGTACTATATATCTTTATGATAAAAAAGACGATATATTATTTTTGGAGAAGATTAAGACACCATCTGATGTAATACCTTACGATAAATATTATATAGTAAAGAATAAGTGTAACATTGGTGAAGGGGATATAGGAGAAACAGCACAACAGCAATTAGTAATACCAAAAAAATTCTATCTCGGTTTTCCTATTATGGATAATGGAAACCTGTGGGGAGTAATTGGCTTAAATAGATTTCAGGAAGGTAATGAGTTTACTGAGGAAGATAGGGAATTTCTGAATGGAATAATAAACCCTATAACAAGTCCTATTTTACATCTTCAGACATTTGAAAAGATACAACTTCAACTTGGAGAGACAAATAGAAAATTAGACGAAACTCGGGAAAGTTTTATAGCAAGGAAACTCTTTGAATGGCGAGACCTTGCCGCAAGAGTTGCTCATAAGATAGGGAATAAGATTTATGCATTAGAGGAACTACGAAAGTCAATCTCATCAAAGAATAATCTTAATGAAATTCAAAATAAGATAAAAGATATGAAAGAGGAAATTGAATCTGCAAGGAGAATTGTGCGAGAAATTACTGAGTTTGCAAAGCCTTTAGAGATAAGAATTAGCTCAGTAAATGTAAATTCTATTTTGAATAAAGCAGTTAGTGCTATATTCCCTTCTCCTGAAAATGAACAGATAGAAATAAGTTTCAATTTTGATGAGAAGTTAGATTCTATAGAAGGAGACTCAGAAAAACTAAAGGATGCATTTTCAGAATTAGCTCAAAATGCTAAATATTTTATGAATATAAAAAGATTCATCAGGGAACAAAAGATGGAGCAAAAAGAGGAAGAAGAATTACGAAGGATGATAAAAGACCAATTTATGCTGGATATGGCACCAGATTATTTTAATACTTTATTATCAAAAATAGACTTGAAGGATGGGAAAAGAGAACTCAAAATTAATACCAAATTTATTCCTTCTAATGAAAGTAATTCTTATAATTTAAAAGCAGAGGACTACATTATGATAGAATTTATTGATACAGGTATAGGTGTGGCAGAAAAAGATAAATCAAGGATATTTGAGCCTTTAGTCACTACAAGGAAAAATGGCACTGGTTTGGGACTTTCTATCATAGAGCTTATTATCAATCATCATAAAGGAATTATAAAGGAAGAAGGAATTTTTGGTAAGGGAGCAAGATTTGTAATCTTTCTGCCTGTGAGGCAGAGAAAAGGAGGAGAGATTAATGTCTAA
- the gap gene encoding type I glyceraldehyde-3-phosphate dehydrogenase, with the protein MAIKVGINGFGRIGRGVLRAGIDNSKIDFVAVNDVTDGKTLAHLLKYDSNFGILNKEVSATADSIIVGGKEIKVLKVKDPQELPWKDLGVEIVIESTGHFTDRESASKHLQAGAKKVIISAPAKNEDITIVLGVNEDKYNQNSHHIISNASCTTNCLAPIVKVLLDNFGIKRGLMTTIHSYTNDQRILDLPHKDLRRARAAAISMIPTTTGAAKAIGLVIPELKGKLHGIAIRVPTPNVSLVDLVVEVEKDVTKEEVNAAVKSAAQGKLNKYLEYCELPLVSTDFNGNPKSAIFDPEYTTVMENNLIKVLAWYDNEWGYSCRVVDLIEYIMS; encoded by the coding sequence ATGGCTATAAAAGTAGGAATAAATGGCTTTGGTCGGATTGGAAGGGGGGTTTTAAGGGCAGGAATTGATAATTCAAAAATAGATTTTGTGGCGGTAAATGATGTAACTGATGGGAAAACATTAGCCCATCTCCTTAAATATGACTCAAATTTTGGCATACTTAACAAAGAAGTATCAGCGACGGCAGATTCTATTATCGTTGGTGGTAAGGAAATAAAGGTTCTAAAGGTTAAAGACCCGCAAGAACTGCCCTGGAAGGATTTAGGGGTAGAGATAGTTATAGAATCAACCGGACATTTTACAGATAGAGAATCTGCTTCAAAACACTTGCAAGCGGGTGCGAAAAAGGTGATTATCAGTGCCCCGGCGAAGAATGAAGACATTACAATTGTGCTTGGTGTAAATGAGGACAAATACAACCAAAACTCCCACCACATCATCTCTAATGCCTCCTGCACCACGAATTGTTTAGCCCCGATAGTAAAGGTATTGCTGGATAATTTTGGGATAAAGCGGGGATTAATGACGACCATTCATTCTTACACAAATGACCAGCGAATTCTTGACTTACCACATAAAGATTTACGACGGGCAAGAGCCGCGGCTATATCTATGATTCCTACCACTACCGGCGCCGCAAAAGCCATTGGATTGGTTATTCCAGAACTAAAAGGCAAACTGCACGGCATTGCCATTAGAGTGCCAACTCCTAATGTTTCATTGGTAGATTTGGTTGTGGAGGTCGAAAAGGATGTAACTAAGGAAGAGGTAAATGCGGCAGTTAAATCTGCGGCTCAAGGAAAATTAAATAAATATTTAGAATATTGTGAGTTACCTTTAGTCTCAACGGATTTTAACGGTAACCCTAAATCCGCTATATTCGACCCGGAATATACCACAGTGATGGAGAATAACTTAATTAAGGTTTTAGCCTGGTATGATAACGAATGGGGGTATTCTTGCCGCGTGGTGGATTTGATTGAGTATATAATGAGTTAA